Proteins encoded by one window of Streptomyces sp. LX-29:
- a CDS encoding nicotinamide mononucleotide transporter family protein, producing the protein MSAAAIDGLNWLNSGAGQVLGQRVLWSDLIGNTLGLAALALGWRRSVWTWPTQFMAGAILVAAYASAQLSGGVGKQLLVMGVAVWGWHRWRSGRPEAGGGAVAVRFATGRERVALLVGTALGTLAVGGLFTAVPELSWNPWPDAYIFTGTLAAMVAQARGLVEFWFAWLLVDVVGVPLAFSSGLTFSGLVYVIYLALVLWGARDWWLRSRKAEDRATTGHADTGTGAPVLEGALS; encoded by the coding sequence ATGAGCGCCGCGGCCATCGACGGGCTGAACTGGCTGAACAGCGGGGCCGGGCAGGTGCTCGGACAGCGCGTCCTGTGGTCCGACCTGATCGGCAACACCCTGGGGCTGGCCGCCCTGGCCCTGGGCTGGCGGCGCTCGGTGTGGACCTGGCCGACCCAGTTCATGGCCGGCGCCATCCTGGTCGCCGCCTACGCCTCCGCCCAGCTCAGTGGCGGTGTGGGCAAGCAGCTGCTGGTCATGGGAGTGGCCGTCTGGGGCTGGCACCGGTGGCGGAGCGGCCGCCCGGAGGCCGGTGGCGGCGCGGTCGCCGTGCGGTTCGCCACCGGCCGGGAGCGCGTCGCGCTGCTGGTCGGCACGGCGCTGGGGACCCTGGCCGTGGGCGGCCTGTTCACCGCCGTCCCCGAGCTCTCCTGGAACCCCTGGCCCGACGCCTACATCTTCACCGGCACCCTTGCCGCGATGGTCGCCCAGGCCCGTGGGCTGGTCGAGTTCTGGTTCGCGTGGCTGCTGGTCGACGTGGTCGGTGTTCCGCTCGCCTTCAGCAGCGGGCTGACCTTCTCCGGCCTCGTGTACGTCATCTACCTCGCCCTCGTCCTGTGGGGCGCGCGCGACTGGTGGCTGCGCTCCCGTAAGGCCGAGGACCGCGCGACCACCGGCCACGCCGACACGGGTACCGGCGCCCCCGTGCTGGAAG
- a CDS encoding riboflavin synthase: MFTGIVEELGEVVAVEDLGDASRFRLRGPLVTDDAKHGDSIAVNGVCLTVVETADGQFTADVMAETLKRSSLGALVPGARVNLERPMQLGGRLGGHLVQGHVDGTGTILERTPAEHWELVKISLPTGIARYVVEKGSITVDGISLTVVDAADDHFTVSLIPTTLALTTLGIKQVGDPVNLEVDVVAKYVERMLGHEGRDGHDTKQKEDVQ, encoded by the coding sequence GTGTTCACGGGCATCGTTGAAGAACTGGGTGAGGTCGTCGCCGTCGAGGACCTCGGCGACGCGTCCCGCTTCCGACTGCGCGGTCCCCTCGTCACCGACGACGCGAAACACGGCGACTCCATCGCCGTCAACGGCGTCTGTCTGACGGTGGTGGAGACCGCCGACGGTCAGTTCACCGCCGATGTCATGGCCGAGACCCTGAAGCGTTCCAGCCTCGGAGCCCTCGTCCCCGGCGCGCGCGTCAACCTGGAGCGCCCCATGCAGCTGGGCGGTCGGCTCGGTGGCCACCTGGTCCAGGGCCACGTCGACGGCACCGGGACCATCCTCGAGCGCACCCCGGCCGAGCACTGGGAGCTGGTGAAGATCTCGCTGCCCACCGGCATCGCCCGCTATGTGGTGGAGAAGGGTTCCATCACCGTCGACGGCATCAGCCTGACCGTCGTCGACGCCGCCGACGACCACTTCACCGTCAGCCTGATCCCCACCACGCTCGCCCTGACCACCCTCGGCATCAAGCAGGTCGGTGACCCGGTCAACCTCGAGGTCGACGTCGTCGCCAAGTACGTCGAGCGGATGCTCGGCCATGAGGGCCGCGACGGGCACGATACGAAGCAGAAGGAAGACGTCCAATGA